Proteins encoded within one genomic window of Oceanivirga salmonicida:
- a CDS encoding HAD family hydrolase, whose amino-acid sequence EMTLPRCVVDIYDIDKNDSDYSVKLEDFKKWEHKYDKIHENSFVDLKTDLFIFDMDGVLVDTERIFMENMVILSKKEGYNIAQEDLLNIIGQSNKNADKYMKSIYGENFDFIKLAFEIDKLFILKAKQSLIPLKLGVIEILDFLKKENKKIALASSSNFEKIKAILENTDIYNYFDYIISGESLKESKPNPEIFSKVLDYFNVKADKSVVFEDSLNGLKASKSLGSFTVFIPDIVGINNENSKYYDKVCNSLSEVLESLKNRKEV is encoded by the coding sequence ATGAAATGACATTACCACGTTGTGTAGTTGATATTTATGATATAGATAAAAATGACTCAGACTATTCTGTGAAATTAGAAGATTTTAAAAAATGGGAACATAAATATGATAAAATACATGAAAACTCTTTTGTTGATCTTAAAACAGATTTATTTATATTTGATATGGATGGAGTATTAGTAGATACAGAAAGAATATTTATGGAAAATATGGTGATTTTATCTAAAAAAGAGGGTTATAATATAGCTCAGGAAGATTTGCTAAATATTATTGGACAAAGTAATAAAAATGCTGATAAATATATGAAAAGTATATATGGTGAAAATTTTGATTTTATTAAATTAGCATTTGAAATAGATAAATTATTTATTTTAAAAGCCAAGCAATCTTTAATACCATTAAAATTAGGTGTTATAGAAATTCTTGATTTTTTAAAAAAGGAAAATAAGAAAATTGCTTTGGCATCGTCATCTAATTTTGAGAAAATAAAGGCAATTTTAGAAAATACTGATATTTACAATTACTTCGATTATATTATTTCTGGTGAATCTTTAAAAGAAAGTAAACCTAATCCTGAAATATTTAGTAAAGTATTAGATTATTTTAATGTGAAAGCAGATAAAAGTGTTGTTTTTGAAGATTCATTAAATGGTTTGAAAGCATCTAAATCTCTTGGTAGTTTTACTGTGTTCATTCCAGATATAGTAGGAATCAATAATGAAAATTCTAAGTATTATGACAAAGTATGTAATAGTTTGTCTGAGGTATTGGAAAGTTTAAAAAATAGAAAAGAAGTGTAG
- a CDS encoding histidine-type phosphatase — MKNFKLFILSSIILVGGMAFAKENYQLKEVVILSRHNLRAPLASKDSVLGKITSHNWIKWPEAKNLTNRGGVLETIMGQYFKSWTESEGLFDPNTCPIKNEVNIYANTKQRTIATAKHFSAGFAPTCDIDTYYRFLPYKSDPIFFPKLTKLSPEFLKEATKQINNTKGFKNLKEFTKSLEPSFNEVEKIIGIKKSKACKDDKKMCDLNDYDTKVVLKLGDEPRMSGSLKLGNIVSDALMLQYYETPDNNKLPFGKKITKEQYKKISKLKDSYVEVLFTSPIVATNIANPLIVYIRDELNSKKRKFTYLVGHDSNLASVMSSLEIEEFELKDSIENRIPIGSKLMFEKWEDKTTKKMYVAINFMYQSTDQIRNLSILDLDNPPVIIPLKLKGLKTNKDGLYSFEDVIKKFDKTIMAYDNIK; from the coding sequence ATGAAAAATTTCAAATTATTTATTTTGTCCTCTATAATTTTAGTTGGTGGTATGGCATTTGCTAAAGAAAATTATCAACTAAAAGAGGTTGTAATATTAAGTAGACACAATTTAAGGGCACCACTGGCATCAAAAGACAGTGTACTAGGTAAAATAACTAGTCACAATTGGATAAAATGGCCTGAAGCTAAAAATTTGACAAATAGAGGTGGAGTATTGGAAACTATAATGGGTCAATACTTTAAAAGCTGGACTGAAAGTGAAGGTTTATTCGATCCTAATACTTGCCCTATAAAAAACGAAGTAAATATATATGCTAATACTAAACAAAGAACTATAGCTACTGCAAAACATTTTAGTGCAGGATTTGCTCCAACTTGTGATATAGATACATATTATAGATTTCTTCCATATAAATCTGACCCTATATTTTTTCCAAAATTAACTAAATTAAGTCCAGAATTTTTAAAAGAAGCCACTAAACAAATTAACAATACAAAAGGATTTAAAAATTTAAAAGAATTTACTAAATCACTAGAACCTTCTTTTAATGAAGTTGAAAAAATTATAGGTATAAAAAAATCAAAAGCATGTAAAGATGATAAAAAAATGTGTGATTTAAATGATTATGATACAAAAGTTGTTCTTAAATTGGGAGATGAACCAAGAATGTCTGGATCATTAAAATTAGGAAATATAGTATCAGATGCATTAATGTTACAATATTATGAAACCCCTGATAATAATAAGCTACCTTTTGGCAAGAAGATAACAAAAGAACAGTATAAAAAAATATCTAAGTTAAAAGATTCTTATGTGGAAGTTCTATTTACTTCTCCAATAGTTGCAACTAATATTGCCAATCCTTTGATAGTATATATAAGAGATGAATTAAATTCTAAAAAACGTAAATTTACATACTTAGTAGGTCATGATTCTAACCTAGCTTCTGTTATGAGTAGTTTAGAAATAGAAGAATTTGAGTTAAAAGATAGTATTGAAAATAGAATACCAATTGGTTCAAAATTAATGTTTGAAAAATGGGAAGATAAGACTACTAAAAAAATGTATGTTGCAATAAATTTCATGTATCAATCTACTGATCAAATAAGAAATTTAAGTATATTAGATTTAGATAATCCGCCTGTTATTATACCATTAAAATTAAAAGGATTAAAAACTAATAAAGATGGTTTATATTCATTTGAAGATGTCATTAAAAAATTTGACAAAACTATAATGGCTTATGATAATATCAAATAA